A segment of the Hemicordylus capensis ecotype Gifberg chromosome 6, rHemCap1.1.pri, whole genome shotgun sequence genome:
tctccctggtcctagtccagctctctaaagCATGTGCTCGCACACTGCTtagatactgccgcccagaacaaaactcattccgcacacagatgaaaaaaattagagagaacactactcCTAGCTGTTGCTTAATAGTGTGCACTGTTTGTTTTGCAGTTCATGTTGAGGCTGCTGTTGATTTCcctgagcaaacaaaatgaacCCACTCTTGGCAACATGCACGTTTATCAGTGCCGGGGAGCCCTTCTGCCCTGTGCTTGTTCATCCATTCCCTCCGGAGAGCAATCGCTTATGTGGTATTCACTTCACTCTCTCCTTTACTCCATGCAGTTTAGATTGAATgttaaaaggaaggaagaaaactcAACATGGCTCCTGCACAACAGCACTTCACAGATACTCTTTGATTTTGTAATGTCTACTGAGAAGGTAACTGGACAAACGTGAGCTACTCTTGTAACAGTAAGTTGTGACTTGCATGTTAATTTAAACAGAAttattagcttgtttgttttcaaaggaagaaaatgtGTCTGAGTACTAGGAaggatattttaatatttaagtgTCAAGGCTCCTCTGTTTCCATTAAAATCACTTGGAGGTTTTGATATTTGACTCACCAGTTGGAGGTGTATTTCACCCTTGGGGATTTTAAATGCAGCAGTAATAGTGTAATCCTTACTTCCTCacattcagtggccattttggctatTGTGGTGTTAGCCCTGTATTGTGGACTTTACATGTTTATGTGTAAGCATTTCTCACTGTGTTCATGTCCCACAGTTCATCCATGagcaggcccacaaattttgaccACTGTACCATCTCGGTGGaagaatgctcatagtgatttttgtcAATGTTTGCTCCcctaaagttaaagtgtgctgccaagtcagtttcaactcctggtgcccaaagagccctttggttttcttttggtagaatacaggagcagtttaccattgcctcctcccacacagtatgagatgatgcctttcagcatcttccgatattgctgcttcccgatatagtaccagtggggatttgaaccctagAGAGGAAAAATATGtgatattattgttgttttatctGTACTATATCCCCTTCTTGATTTATACCCCCAAACAATTGGAGTAGACTTGCCAtcgtttttgcacagaggaaagtcAGGGTAGGGttaggtcagggttagggtaacaatgggaggatagctggccttgtggtagcaagcatgaattgttctttttgcttagcagggtccaccctggtttgcaattgaatgggagactacatatgtgagcactgtaagatatttcccttagggatggggttgctctgggaagaatatctgcatgcttccaggcagaatgttccaagttccctccctggcatctccaagataaggctgagagagactcctgcttgcaaccttggagaagctgctaccagtctgtgtagacaatactgagctagatggaccaatggtctgactcagtagaaggcagctccctaacAATTATTATCACTAacaaggttagtgaggcaagacttgtccttgcagaagccatgctagttttcCTTTAGCAAGTCCTGtttttctatatatttaataacaattttgtccttaagcatgctttccatcaatttaccaggcacagacATTGAGCTAATcaacctgtagtttcccagatcccccctggatccctttttgataatCGGTGTTACATTGCTACTTTCTactcctctggcacagagcctgattgtaggggaaagttacttttttcttttttctttttgcaaggaGGCTTGCAGTTtctcatttgagttctttaaggactcttgggtggatgccatctggctccgGCAATTTGTTAATATTTAGTTTTTCAgatcagtttagaacatcctctctcattaccacaaattggcccagtccttcagcctccaaacctgagaagctcagttctggagcaggtttatggtcagtatcctccactgtgaagacagatgcaaagaacccattcaacttctctgcaatctccttatcctccttaataatccctttcacaccatcaccctctctggcaggttttctgcttctgatatatttaaattttttgttagttacataggaaacataggaaactgccatatactgagtcaaaccattggtctatctagctcagtattgtcttcacagactggcagtggcttctccaaggttgcaggcaggaatctctctcagccctatcttggagaagccagggagggaacttgaaaccttctgctcttcccagagtggcttcatcccctgaggggaagatcttgcagtgctcacacatcaagtctcccattcatatgcaaccagggcagaccctgcttagctacggggacaagtcatgcttgctaccacaagaccagctctcctctcccttgacacttctaactaTCTCCTCCGCAAACTCcctttttgcatccctttttgtctccttgcatttcttttgccagcgtTTATgtgcttttctgttctcttcatttgggcaggacttccattttctgaaggaattctccTTCCCTTTTGTAGCGTCCCtggctctacttgttagccaggttggtgtcctcctgaacttggtggtacctttcctccttcttgttaTACTTTCCAACTGAGcttttattattgtggttttagataggttccatgctttctggcatGATCTGACCCTccagactttccctttcaacttcctttttaccagtcccctaaTTTTTgacaagtttcctcttctgaagtccaacacatctttgTTGGGCTTTCTTGGCAATGCTATACTCACATAAAAGTTTGATTGGATCactctatggtcactgttccccattGATTCTAcatctctgacatcttgcacctgGTCCTGGTCACCACCCAGGATTAAGACTGAGGTCGCCTTCGCTTTGtttggttctgtgaccaactgttctaaggtgcagtcatttagcatgtctagaaatgtggcctctttgtcagTGTGAGTTTGAATGTGCTTTTGCCCagtttatgtgtgggtaattgaagtcactcattattacagctctgtctctctgtgatacctctctgatttgcttctccaactccaggtcactctcagcattttgatcctgagggcactgtgtgaaacaggatgctggactagatgggccttgggcctgatccagcagggctgttcttatgtttttatggtaGCAtgtcctagtaacacatttcctttcagtccttgtattgtcacccataattctgtggaggactccggtctacctaggttttctagcttgttagaatctatttcttctttaatatacagttctactccacccccaatcccccctcccctttcccccctgtagcgtttgtatccaggaataagtgtcccactggttctcactgttcctccaggtttttgttatgcccactatatcaatGTTTGAAAACacaagggctttttttttttttttgcatgttgaGATTAGAAATTTTGCAGCAGATGCATATTTGCATTACTTTCTGTGCACCTTTAGCAGGAGATGAAATTCAGCAAAATATTGACCTCATATCTGTCATTGACCTCAATTTGTCATTTTCTGGATGAAGACTCTTGTCAAACTTTAAAAGATGCCCCCCTAAGTTAGGAAAGGAGCAGTGAGGAATGTCTTTGTGTTCCAGTAAGCATTTTAAATTcctaggtttttaaactttttaaagtattctttTTCCTCTGTGGCTAATTGGCTCTCCTCCCcgtcttctttaaagcatttcaACTTCTTGTGAAATTGGCTTGAAAAAAAAGAGAAGATGCTTCGTGTGGTTTGGAATCGGCATCTGAAGCTAATGACTCGCACTGCTGTTTCTGATGTATATTTAAAGTTGATCTTTTCAAGAAGCTCTGTCCTTGCATGGAAGTCATGGATGTCAATCCACTCCCTTGTTGGGGACAAGAATATCATCCTGATGGGACCCCCGGGTGCTGGGAAGACAACAGTAGGAAAAATAGTAGGGCAGAAACTAGGCTGTTGTTTCATTGATGTGGACGACGACGTCCTTGAAACAGCTTGGAATATTAGTGTGGCAGAAAAATTGAAAGATCTTGGTAATGAACAATTTTTAGAAGAGGAAGGAAAAGCTCTGTTAAGTCTTTCAGTATCTGGAAGTGTGGTTTCCCTTACTGGGTCTAATCCAATGCATGCTGCCAGCATGGCACACATGAAGAAAAATGGAATTGTCGTATATTTGGATGTGCCTACACAAAGCATAATGGATCGACTAAAATTAATGAAGGTGGATCGAATTGTGGGGCAGGGTCCTGGAACCTCTCTGAGAGACATACTTCAGTTtagaaagcagttttacaaaaaGTGGTACGATGTCCGTGTTCTTTGCGAAAATGAGATTACGGCCGAGGCTGTTGCCGATAAAGTGCTCCATGCAGTTAAGTGGCATCAAAACTCAGAAGCGGAAGGCTTCGTTTCAACCAGAAGGCCAAGGTATGATGAGAAAGATGAGCAAAAAAGCCCCACTAAGTATTTCAGTGATGCTGTTGTTGAAGGCTTAGCGCCTGATGGTGGACTCTTTGTTCCTGAGTTGGGACTTCCAAAATTCTCCGCTGGAGAATGGCAGACTTTGTTAGGGACAACCTATGCTGAAAGAGCTCAGACTATATTGGAAAAGTGCATACACCCTGCTGATTTGCCTGCTTCCAAATTGTGGGAAATGGTTGAGATTGCGTATGGACAAAATTTTGCATGTTCTAAAATAGCCCCGGTTAGGCACCTGACAGGCAATCAGTTTCTTTTGGAGCTGTTTCATGGACCAACAGCTTCATTTAAGGATTTGGCATTACAGTTGATGCCTCATCTGTTTGCATACTGCATTCCCCAAACCTGCAATTATGTGATCTTGGTAGCTACTTCTGGTGACACAGGAAGTGCAGTACTAGATGGTTTCAGTAGGCTTAAAGAGACTGATAAGCAAAGGATTGCCGTGATGACCTTCTTTCCTGATGATGGAGTTAGCCAGATACAGAAATCTCAGATGATTGGTTGCCAGGAAGCAAATGCAAAAACAGTTGGTGTAAAATCTGATTTTGATTTTTGCCAGTCAGCCATTAAACAAATGTTTACAAATTCAGATTATACTGGTTTTCTCACTATGGAATATGGGACAGCATTAAGTGCAGCAAATTCTATCAACTGGGCACGATTGCTTCCTCAGGTGGTTTATCATGCTTCTGCCTACCTTGACCTTGTTGAGCAAAAGGTTATTCCGTTTGGGAGCCCCATAGACATCTGTGTTCCTACGGGAAACTTTGGCAACATACTGACAGCTATGTATGCAAAACTGATGGGAATCCCTATAAGAAAATGTATCTGTGCTTCCAATCAAAACAATGTACTGACGGAATTTATAAAAACAGGCCTGTATGATTTGAGGGGAAGGCGACTGATGCAGAGTTTGTCACCAGCAATAGACATCTTGAAGTCTTCCAACCTTGAAAGACATTTGCACCTGATTGCAAACAGTGATGGACAGCTGGTGACAGAGTTATTTAGCTGCCTAGAAAATCAGCATTGCTATCAGTTGCGGGAAGAGCTCCTTGAAAAGCTTCAGCAAGATTTGGTGGCCGACTGGTGCTCCGAGGAAGACTGTCTGGGCGCAATTCACTCCGTGTTCAATACCACGGGGTAcattttggacacacacacagctgtagCAAAAGTAGTTGCTGACCGACTGCAAGATAAAACCTGCCCAGTTGTCATTTCATCGACTGCtcattattccaagtttgcacctGCTATCCTGCAGGCATTGAGAATTGGAGAAATAAAGCAGACGCCATTAAGTCAGCTTCACTTGTTAAACTCCTACAACCCTTTGCCACCAGTCCATAGGGGCCTATTAGAGACACTGAAAAAGAATGAGAAGCAGAACTATCAGGCTTGTGCCGCTGACGTTAATGTCCTTATGGACCACGTTGAAGCCTTAATACAAAACCGGTTCATGAAGGTTTTTTAGCCATAGGCTTGCTTGGCATTTGCCCTGCATGCCGTTTTATTATTTCGTGTTCCCCAAAGCATTTTTAATAAATACTTAGTAAATCGGTTTAGTGAACATTTTCTCTTAAACAGTTACATAGCCGGATTGAAGTACATGAAAACAATCTAAAAGTGATCAATTGTTGGAGATGGTGGTGGGGGATGCTGTCAAGATGTATAAAAGCATATTCCTATTACAGGCATAACAACCACATGGAATTata
Coding sequences within it:
- the THNSL1 gene encoding threonine synthase-like 1, with the translated sequence MLRVVWNRHLKLMTRTAVSDVYLKLIFSRSSVLAWKSWMSIHSLVGDKNIILMGPPGAGKTTVGKIVGQKLGCCFIDVDDDVLETAWNISVAEKLKDLGNEQFLEEEGKALLSLSVSGSVVSLTGSNPMHAASMAHMKKNGIVVYLDVPTQSIMDRLKLMKVDRIVGQGPGTSLRDILQFRKQFYKKWYDVRVLCENEITAEAVADKVLHAVKWHQNSEAEGFVSTRRPRYDEKDEQKSPTKYFSDAVVEGLAPDGGLFVPELGLPKFSAGEWQTLLGTTYAERAQTILEKCIHPADLPASKLWEMVEIAYGQNFACSKIAPVRHLTGNQFLLELFHGPTASFKDLALQLMPHLFAYCIPQTCNYVILVATSGDTGSAVLDGFSRLKETDKQRIAVMTFFPDDGVSQIQKSQMIGCQEANAKTVGVKSDFDFCQSAIKQMFTNSDYTGFLTMEYGTALSAANSINWARLLPQVVYHASAYLDLVEQKVIPFGSPIDICVPTGNFGNILTAMYAKLMGIPIRKCICASNQNNVLTEFIKTGLYDLRGRRLMQSLSPAIDILKSSNLERHLHLIANSDGQLVTELFSCLENQHCYQLREELLEKLQQDLVADWCSEEDCLGAIHSVFNTTGYILDTHTAVAKVVADRLQDKTCPVVISSTAHYSKFAPAILQALRIGEIKQTPLSQLHLLNSYNPLPPVHRGLLETLKKNEKQNYQACAADVNVLMDHVEALIQNRFMKVF